In the Candidatus Hydrogenedentota bacterium genome, GGCAGAAGCTGAAGCATCACCGCAATCGGCATGGCCCCCGATATGGGGTTCTTGGTCCTTTCGAGATAGTCCATGAACGTGCGGTAGTCCATCGATTGAATGGCATTGATCGCTTCGATGTCCAGCTCGCCGATGTGCTTCAAGATATCCTCGTTGAATGGCGTAAAATTGTGGACTACCCCATAGCGAGTGAGGTCCGAACAGACCACAAGCAGCGTGTTCTCATCCAGAATGGGACGTATCGCGCGCGCTGCTGCCGCAAGCAGCTTCTCATCTATGCCCCCGCCACGGACCGCTGGAAAGTCGCCAAACACGATCGGCACCAGCTTGAACTTTCCGAGTTGGACCTGCAGGAAGGGGAGCATCAACTCAATAGCCGTTTCCTTCTCGTGCAACGGCACCCGCCGCACATCCGGATCGAGATACGCATCCGCCCGGTACACGACGGCCCGTAGTTCAATCACGCTCGACATCGTCAGACGGCGAATCGCGGGTCCGTCCAGCGGCACATCGCCCAGGGGCGTACGAAAGTACTGCACGTCGGGTATCGATCCGCCGCGAAACTTGGACGCCATGGCCGGTGCGATAATGACGACCCTGCTGTATTGCCCCTTCTTCAGCGATTTGAAACCGGCTGCGGAAATGGCCCCGCTGGCCGGGAAACTCGCGTGGGGGCTTATCACGGCGACCACCGGCGCAGGCAACTCCGGGATGTCGGCCTCGGTCATGTACTGTTCGACCGCCGCGCGCAGCGGGGCTGCATTGGGAGGATAGAGGATTCCTACGCCGACTGGTTCCCGCACAGGAATCGGACCCAGGCCAAGTATCACTGCGCATGCGGCAACAAGGCCCGCCAACAAGAAATAACGTTTCATGCTTCTGCTCCCTTTGATCCAGCATAGCACAGGAGTGGGCGCGAGAGTCTTGTCGACTTAATCTGCCGCTAAAACGCACCGAACGATGTCGGCCGCCCGGTGCCGGTGCGTGTGGCACTCGAGTATCCGCCTTCGAGCCGCTTCACCCATGGCTTTTCGCCGGGCCGGATCGGCCAATAGACATTCATATGCCTCAATGGCCTCTTCTGCAGTGCCAACGAGTATGATTTCCTTATCTGGCTCGAACCACGTTTCTATCCCCGAGTGCGGATTTCCCACAATGCAGCAGCCCATGGCCGCCAATTCGAAGGGGCGCACGGTAGACGTCGCAAACAACTCCGCGTGGGTTCTGCGCGAGATACTCAAGTTGATTCGGCTGCGCCAGCATTCGTGGCGAAGCCGGTTAAACGGGACATACCCGAGCATTCTCACCCTGCCCAGTTCGGCGGGAAATCCTCCGCCTCCCGCCGCAAACGTGACCTCGGTCAGCTTCAAACTCGGCCGAGTCAAGAGTGCATCAATCCACGTCTCCCGATACTCGGCGCCGATACCGTAGAAGAACACATCGCGGTCTTGCTCGCATTCGATGGGTTCGTACAAACTCGGATCGGCGCCCCAATGTACCGCTTGCGCGCTTCGGGCGCCCATCTGCAGCAACTCGGCGCAACCTCCCTGCGAATTGCACATGAACCCCGTATACTCTGAGAGATCTGCGCCTTCATAAATCCGAAACCCCGACGCAAATCCCTGAAATCGTGGAAGGCTCGCCGGCACGTCGCCATCGAAATAGAACATGCGCGTTCCATACTTCGAACGAAGACGCGACGCGATGCCCGTGAAGTGGTTCAATGGAACGCCGAATACAATAACCGCATCGATATCGCGCTCTTGTCCCACGATATCGACCAACTGAGATTCCCATCGCGGACGAATCCACGAATCAATCAGCCTCTTTGTCACCGCCGCACTGACGCCGCCCTGGGTAGACGTAGCCCCGCCGCCCATGAACTTCTTTACTTGCGCGAAGGCGTCGCCTTCCACCCTGCAAGGATTCGGATAGGCGCGCCACCACGGGCTCTCGAACGCGGCACCCTGATACGGGATCGCGATAACGTCGTGTCCCAGTTCCCACAACCCTTTGAGGAACTGCCACCACGCCGCCGTGCACCCATACCGGTACTGGATATCCAACGCGCTGACGA is a window encoding:
- the amrB gene encoding AmmeMemoRadiSam system protein B, which codes for MKRYFLLAGLVAACAVILGLGPIPVREPVGVGILYPPNAAPLRAAVEQYMTEADIPELPAPVVAVISPHASFPASGAISAAGFKSLKKGQYSRVVIIAPAMASKFRGGSIPDVQYFRTPLGDVPLDGPAIRRLTMSSVIELRAVVYRADAYLDPDVRRVPLHEKETAIELMLPFLQVQLGKFKLVPIVFGDFPAVRGGGIDEKLLAAAARAIRPILDENTLLVVCSDLTRYGVVHNFTPFNEDILKHIGELDIEAINAIQSMDYRTFMDYLERTKNPISGAMPIAVMLQLLPKSARGILMGYDVSGRMTGNLKASVSFASIDFIDIERPPFEAPASEVTPAAEESTSGPSQADEAKKDTQPAENPASTVKEAEDAPDETQKRNVPN
- a CDS encoding glycosyltransferase, whose translation is MKLLCVVSALDIQYRYGCTAAWWQFLKGLWELGHDVIAIPYQGAAFESPWWRAYPNPCRVEGDAFAQVKKFMGGGATSTQGGVSAAVTKRLIDSWIRPRWESQLVDIVGQERDIDAVIVFGVPLNHFTGIASRLRSKYGTRMFYFDGDVPASLPRFQGFASGFRIYEGADLSEYTGFMCNSQGGCAELLQMGARSAQAVHWGADPSLYEPIECEQDRDVFFYGIGAEYRETWIDALLTRPSLKLTEVTFAAGGGGFPAELGRVRMLGYVPFNRLRHECWRSRINLSISRRTHAELFATSTVRPFELAAMGCCIVGNPHSGIETWFEPDKEIILVGTAEEAIEAYECLLADPARRKAMGEAARRRILECHTHRHRAADIVRCVLAAD